A single genomic interval of Mycolicibacterium holsaticum DSM 44478 = JCM 12374 harbors:
- a CDS encoding SRPBCC family protein: MSQQDPASAEASIDIDADPAAVYALITDLPTLASLAEETQAMAWSKGDSVAPGAVFKGQNRNGAKTWTTTCTVTDAEPGRTFAFDVRSLAVPVAHWRYDIVAGERGCTVTERTWDNRPGWFRKPASMATGVKDRDAANAAHIRVTLQRLKEKAESVRTA, from the coding sequence ATGAGTCAACAGGACCCGGCCTCCGCGGAGGCTTCCATCGACATCGACGCCGACCCGGCAGCGGTGTACGCGCTGATCACCGACCTGCCGACGCTCGCGTCGCTGGCCGAGGAGACCCAGGCCATGGCGTGGTCCAAAGGCGACAGCGTGGCGCCCGGCGCGGTGTTCAAGGGTCAGAACCGCAACGGCGCCAAGACCTGGACCACGACCTGCACCGTGACCGACGCCGAACCGGGGCGCACGTTCGCCTTCGATGTGCGGTCGCTGGCCGTGCCCGTCGCGCACTGGCGCTACGACATCGTCGCCGGTGAGCGCGGCTGCACGGTGACGGAGCGGACCTGGGACAACCGCCCGGGCTGGTTTCGTAAACCGGCCAGCATGGCTACCGGCGTCAAGGACCGCGACGCGGCCAACGCGGCGCACATCCGCGTGACGCTGCAGCGGCTGAAGGAGAAAGCCGAAAGCGTGCGGACCGCCTGA
- a CDS encoding enoyl-CoA hydratase-related protein yields the protein MAGLQRRGAVFVLTLGDDENRFHPDRLTQINAALDEVEAADGPKAIVTTGHGKFYSNGLDLDFMAANPGSAEANLSDVHALFARVLAFPAPIVAAVQGHAFAAGAMLALAHDLIVMRGDRGFFCLPEVDLGIPFTAGMNALIRARLPIATAHEAMTTGRRYGGEDAREAGIVAATAGEDELLDVAVARAEERAAKAGAVFGTIKERLYAEVIAELRAS from the coding sequence ATGGCCGGGTTGCAGCGCCGCGGCGCGGTGTTCGTGCTGACGCTGGGCGACGACGAGAACCGCTTCCATCCGGACCGGTTGACGCAGATCAACGCCGCGCTCGACGAGGTCGAGGCCGCCGACGGCCCCAAGGCCATAGTCACCACCGGCCACGGCAAGTTCTACTCCAACGGTCTGGATCTGGACTTCATGGCGGCCAACCCCGGGTCCGCCGAGGCGAACCTGAGCGACGTGCACGCGTTGTTCGCGCGCGTGCTGGCGTTTCCGGCGCCGATCGTCGCCGCGGTGCAGGGTCACGCGTTCGCGGCCGGGGCGATGCTGGCGCTCGCCCACGATCTGATCGTGATGCGCGGCGATCGCGGGTTTTTCTGCCTTCCCGAGGTCGATCTGGGCATCCCGTTCACCGCCGGGATGAACGCGCTGATCCGGGCGCGGTTGCCGATCGCCACCGCCCACGAGGCGATGACGACCGGGCGCCGCTACGGCGGCGAGGACGCGCGCGAAGCCGGCATCGTCGCCGCCACCGCGGGGGAAGACGAGCTGCTCGACGTCGCCGTCGCGCGCGCAGAGGAACGCGCGGCCAAGGCCGGCGCGGTGTTCGGCACGATCAAGGAGCGGCTCTACGCCGAGGTGATCGCCGAGCTGAGGGCAAGCTAG
- a CDS encoding NAD-dependent epimerase/dehydratase family protein, whose amino-acid sequence MTSRPKLVIGANGFLGSHVTRLLVADGHPVRAMVRPSANTVGIDDLPVEKFLGDIWDNDTLREAMAGCDDVYYCVVDTRGWLRDPAPLFHTNVDGTRNVLEVAKSADLRRFVYTSSYATVGRRRGRVADENDVVSDRGLTAYVRSRVQAENMVLAYARDHKLPAVAMCVSTTYGAGDWGRTPHGAIIAGAVFGKIPFVLRGIELEAVGVTDAARAMLLAAEHGRVGERYLISEKMITNAEVINIAAEAAGMAPPTKSIPLPVAYLLATLGSVKARLRGTDEKLSLNSLRLMRAEAPVDCSKARRELGWQPRPVEESIREAAKFWAGLRDARRASRSG is encoded by the coding sequence GTGACGTCGCGGCCCAAGCTGGTCATCGGCGCCAACGGCTTTCTGGGCTCACATGTCACCCGGTTGCTCGTGGCCGACGGCCATCCGGTGCGCGCGATGGTGCGCCCGAGCGCCAACACCGTGGGCATCGACGACCTGCCCGTCGAGAAGTTCCTCGGCGACATCTGGGACAACGACACCCTGCGCGAGGCGATGGCCGGCTGCGACGACGTCTACTACTGCGTCGTGGACACCCGCGGCTGGCTCCGCGATCCCGCGCCGCTGTTTCACACCAACGTCGACGGCACGCGAAACGTGCTGGAGGTAGCCAAGAGCGCCGACCTGCGACGGTTCGTCTACACCAGCAGCTACGCGACGGTCGGGCGGCGCCGCGGCCGTGTCGCCGACGAGAACGACGTCGTCTCCGACCGTGGGCTGACAGCGTATGTGCGCTCGCGGGTGCAGGCCGAGAACATGGTGCTGGCCTACGCGCGCGACCACAAGCTGCCCGCGGTGGCGATGTGCGTGTCGACCACCTACGGCGCCGGCGACTGGGGCCGCACCCCGCACGGCGCGATCATCGCCGGCGCGGTATTCGGCAAGATCCCGTTCGTGCTGCGCGGCATCGAACTCGAAGCCGTCGGCGTGACCGACGCCGCCCGCGCGATGCTGTTGGCCGCCGAGCACGGCCGCGTCGGGGAGCGCTACCTGATCTCGGAGAAGATGATCACCAACGCCGAGGTGATCAACATCGCCGCGGAGGCCGCCGGGATGGCACCGCCCACCAAGTCCATTCCGCTACCGGTGGCCTACCTGCTGGCCACCCTGGGCAGCGTCAAGGCCCGGTTGCGCGGCACCGACGAGAAGCTGTCGCTGAACTCGTTGCGGTTGATGCGCGCGGAGGCGCCGGTCGACTGCAGCAAGGCCAGACGTGAATTGGGTTGGCAGCCAAGGCCGGTCGAGGAGTCCATCCGGGAAGCAGCGAAGTTCTGGGCCGGCCTGCGCGACGCCAGGCGGGCGAGCAGGTCGGGCTGA
- a CDS encoding nuclear transport factor 2 family protein — protein MTGKVFSRDELAAAFQTFEATVDRAAQTRDWDPWVAQYTPDVEYVEHAAGTMRGREEVRAWIWKTMESFPGNQMTSFPALWTVIDEATGRVICELDNPMRDPGDGTVISATNISILTYAGDGLWRRQEDIYNPLRFARAASKWCRKAEELGTLPDEARSWMAQFGGGR, from the coding sequence GTGACCGGCAAGGTGTTCAGCCGTGACGAACTGGCTGCAGCGTTTCAGACATTCGAGGCGACCGTGGATCGCGCCGCGCAGACCCGCGACTGGGATCCGTGGGTCGCGCAGTACACCCCCGACGTCGAGTACGTCGAGCACGCCGCGGGCACGATGCGCGGGCGCGAGGAGGTGCGCGCCTGGATCTGGAAGACGATGGAGAGCTTCCCGGGCAACCAGATGACGTCGTTCCCCGCGTTGTGGACGGTGATCGACGAGGCGACCGGCCGCGTCATCTGCGAACTCGACAACCCGATGCGTGACCCCGGGGACGGCACGGTCATCAGCGCTACCAACATCTCGATTCTCACCTACGCCGGTGACGGCCTGTGGCGGCGCCAGGAGGACATCTACAACCCGCTGCGGTTCGCCAGGGCGGCGTCGAAGTGGTGTCGCAAGGCCGAGGAACTCGGCACGCTGCCCGACGAGGCGCGAAGCTGGATGGCGCAGTTCGGGGGCGGCCGGTGA
- the msrA gene encoding peptide-methionine (S)-S-oxide reductase MsrA, protein MQDLIRKQPGVVSTRVGYTGGENANPTYRNHPGHAEAIEIVYDPAQTDFRALLEFFFQIHDPTTKNRQGNDVGTSYRSAIFYLDDEQKRTALDTIADVEASGLWPGKVVTEVTPASEFWEAEPEHQDYLEHYPNGYTCHFPRPNWTLPKREKATS, encoded by the coding sequence ATGCAGGACTTGATCCGCAAGCAACCCGGCGTCGTCTCGACCCGGGTCGGCTACACCGGCGGCGAGAACGCCAACCCCACGTACCGCAACCATCCCGGCCATGCCGAGGCCATCGAGATCGTCTACGACCCGGCGCAGACCGACTTTCGGGCGCTGCTGGAGTTCTTCTTCCAGATCCATGATCCGACCACGAAGAACCGCCAGGGCAACGACGTCGGGACCAGTTACCGCTCGGCGATCTTCTACCTCGACGACGAGCAGAAGCGCACCGCGTTGGACACCATCGCCGACGTCGAGGCGTCGGGGCTGTGGCCGGGCAAGGTCGTCACCGAGGTGACCCCGGCCAGTGAGTTCTGGGAGGCCGAGCCCGAGCACCAGGATTATCTGGAGCACTACCCCAACGGGTACACCTGCCACTTCCCCCGGCCGAACTGGACGCTGCCGAAGCGGGAGAAGGCAACCTCCTGA